In Phragmites australis chromosome 16, lpPhrAust1.1, whole genome shotgun sequence, one DNA window encodes the following:
- the LOC133895933 gene encoding uncharacterized protein LOC133895933, translating to MDCRDGITEGQKDSALEGFNVAFRQSVHVGYKWGLVRGVTGALATLPDSLKEKLLPNVQCRGKLQDLHNSVQEISADDALQMFHDSIRQNNHPLGEPHVTSGEDGAADSNRLKNLSKDLALLLHECLGIKVHCVSDGLLLLQVHNGLVVGSAR from the exons ATGGATTGTAGGGATGGCATAACAGAAGGACAGAAGGACTCTGCCCTGGAGGGCTTCAATGTTGCGTTTAGGCAGTCTGTTCATGTTGGCTACAAGTGGGGCCTTGTTCGTGGGGTTACAGG TGCGCTAGCTACTCTTCCTGACAGCTTGAAAGAAAAACTGCTGCCCAATGTCCAGTGCAGAGGAAAATTACAGGATCTACACAACTCTGTGCAAGAAATTTCTGCAGACGACGCACTTCAGATGTTTCATGATAGCATTCGTCAGAATAATCATCCTTTAGGAGAACCACATGTAACTTCAGGAGAAGATGGAGCTGCAGATTCTAATAGGCTGAAAAACCTGTCGAAGGATCTTGCATTGTTGTTGCATGAATGCCTGGGTATTAAAGTACACTGTGTCAGTGATGGTCTGCTTCTACTACAAGTTCACAACGGGTTGGTGGTTGGATCAGCAAGATGA
- the LOC133896506 gene encoding indole-2-monooxygenase-like, whose amino-acid sequence MAQVNVQLPQLMHANATTPLAQALVLLVPLVLLLLHHASRIRRSSNKLRQAKRLPPSPPGLPIVGHLHLVGAQPHVSLRSLTAKHGRDGLMLLRLGTVPNLVVSSPRAAHAIMRTHDHIFASRPTSKVSDALLYGSSDIGFAPYGDHWRQVRKLVTTHLFTVKKVHSYRLARLEEVRLVMDKIREGAAASTPVDISEMMNTFANDIVCRAVSGKFFRAEGRNKLFRELIEMNSRLFGGFSLEDYFPGLAKSLGFLTCRFVSNKADEGHKRWDELLEKIISDHERRISSSKHGHAAAAGAAQEESDFIHVLLSVQQDYGITRDHIKAILIDMFGAGTDTSSLVLELAMAELMRNPQLMTKLQSEVRKNTPKGQEMVEEDNLAGMAYLRAVVKETLRLHPPAPLLVPHLSMAACDIDGYTIPSGTRVTINAWAISRDPESWEKPEEFMPERFMDGGSAATIDFKGKNFEFVPFGAGRRICPGQNLGLATVEIMLANLMYCFDWGLPAGMEKEDIDMTEVFGLTVHPKEKLILVPKFHES is encoded by the exons ATGGCTCAAGTGAATGTACAGCTGCCCCAACTGATGCATGCGAATGCGACCACACCTCTAGCACAAGCACTAGTATTGCTCGTCCCtcttgtgctgctgctgctgcaccatGCCTCCCGAATCCGTCGTAGCAGCAACAAGCTGCGGCAGGCGAAGCGTCTCCCGCCATCGCCACCAGGGCTGCCCATCGTAGGCCACCTGCACCTCGTCGGCGCTCAACCGCACGTCTCCCTCCGCAGCCTCACCGCGAAGCACGGCCGTGACGGGCTCATGCTCCTCCGTCTTGGCACCGTCCCCAACCTCGTCGTGTCGTCCCCGCGCGCGGCGCATGCGATTATGCGCACGCACGACCACATCTTCGCCTCACGGCCGACGTCCAAGGTCTCCGACGCGCTCCTGTACGGGTCTTCGGACATCGGCTTCGCCCCCTACGGCGATCACTGGCGGCAGGTCAGGAAGCTCGTCACCACGCACCTCTTCACCGTCAAGAAGGTGCACTCCTACCGCCTCGCCCGCCTGGAAGAG GTGCGGCTGGTGATGGACAAGATCCGGGAGGGCGCGGCTGCGAGCACGCCCGTGGATATCAGCGAAATGATGAACACCTTCGCCAATGACATCGTCTGTCGCGCCGTGTCAGGCAAGTTCTTCAGGGCGGAAGGCCGGAACAAGCTCTTCCGGGAGCTGATCGAGATGAATTCTCGTCTCTTTGGAGGGTTCAGCCTGGAAGACTACTTCCCAGGGCTAGCCAAGTCGCTAGGTTTTCTCACCTGCAGGTTTGTGAGTAACAAGGCCGACGAGGGACACAAAAGATGGGACGAGTTGCTTGAAAAGATAATAAGCGACCACGAGAGACGAATAAGCTCCTCTAAGCATGGGCATGCTGCTGCCGCCGGTGCTGCGCAAGAAGAGAGCGACTTCATCCATGTGCTGCTCTCTGTTCAGCAAGACTACGGTATCACCAGAGATCATATCAAGGCCATCTTGATT GACATGTTTGGTGCGGGCACAGACACATCATCTTTGGTCCTGGAACTCGCTATGGCCGAGCTGATGCGCAACCCTCAGCTCATGACCAAGCTACAATCCGAGGTGAGGAAGAACACGCCAAAGGGACAAGAAATGGTCGAGGAAGACAACCTAGCCGGCATGGCCTATCTGAGAGCCGTCGTGAAGGAAACACTAAGGCTGCACCCGCCTGCGCCGCTCCTCGTCCCGCACCTTTCCATGGCGGCCTGTGATATCGATGGCTACACGATCCCCTCCGGCACGCGAGTCACCATCAACGCATGGGCTATCAGTAGAGATCCAGAGTCATGGGAGAAGCCTGAGGAGTTCATGCCGGAGAGGTTCATGGACGGTGGCAGCGCTGCGACAATCGACTTCAAGGGGAAGAACTTTGAGTTCGTTCCATTCGGGGCTGGCCGGAGGATCTGCCCTGGCCAAAACCTTGGGTTGGCTACTGTTGAGATCATGCTGGCAAACCTCATGTACTGCTTCGACTGGGGGCTGCCGGCCGGCATGGAGAAGGAGGATATTGATATGACGGAGGTGTTTGGATTGACGGTCCATCCAAAGGAGAAGCTCATCCTTGTTCCCAAATTCCATGAAAGCTGA
- the LOC133895333 gene encoding uncharacterized protein LOC133895333, with amino-acid sequence MHCVLLLRGAKNRSKEEGLYWKVLIQQGSKNRNMGGGVVLEDLVNQQQEAYMYSSWMMRNSTRHGGVRSACLGNLDLGLRSSALSIQAMRSSIPSGGHQFESRALVPRMRSSIWVLVGAALQLAYMVVLICFSGCSICFKICIDVLFRSEYAHQVVFF; translated from the exons ATGCACTGTGTTCTCCTTCTA CGAGGAGCGAAAAACAGAAGCAAGGAGGAGGGGTTGTACTGGAAG GTTTTGATCCAGCAAGGATCGAAAAATAGAAACATGGGAGGAGGGGTTGTACTGGAAG ACTTGGTAAATCAGCAGCAGGAGGCATATATGTACTCATCCTGGATGATGAGGAACTCGACTAGGCACGGAGGAGTTCGATCTGCTTGTTTGGGAAACCTGGATCTCGGGTTGAGGAGCTCAGCCCTATCAATTCAAGCGATGAGAAGCTCGATCCCCTCAGGAGGGCATCAATTTGAGTCTCGAGCACTCGTTCCCCGCATGAGGTCGTCGATTTGGGTATTGGTGGGAGCAGCACTGCAGCTTGCCTATATGGTTGTACTAATTTGCTTCTCTGGTTGCTCAATTTGCTTCAAAATTTGTATTGATGTGCTTTTTCGTTCTGAATATGCACATCAAGTGGTGTTTTTCTGA
- the LOC133895332 gene encoding indole-2-monooxygenase-like, with amino-acid sequence MAQVWLQVHHALHGLRRRHASSPQAALVSVLLLCPVIILLLVRRFATATSHNSREQLLSKLPSPPRKLPVIGHLHLVGSLPHVSLGDLAAKHGRDGLLLLRLGAVPTLIVSSPRAAQAVLRTHDHVFASRAYSPVTNILFYGSTDVAFCPYGEHWRQVKKIATTHLLTNRKVRSYRHAREQEVRLVVGKIREAAAAGTAMDLSNLLNAFANDVVCHAVSGKFFREEGRNKLFRELVEANSSLIGGFNLEDYFPVLVRLDMVKRMVCAKAQKVNKMWDDLLEKLIDGHASKPASERDGDDERDFIDVLLSVQQEYKLTKDHIKALLVDMFDAGTDTTFVVMEYAMVELMQNPHLMKKLQAEVRTTMTQGKGKGNGMVTEDDISDMAYLKAVVKETLRFHPPAPLLAPHLSMADCDIEGYTIPSGTRVIVNSWALARDPSYWKSAEFMPERFMEGGSAAAMDYKGNDIMYLPFGTGRRMCPGINFAISTVEVMLANLVYHFNWELPPGLMDRGIDMTESFGIIVHRTEKLLLLPIPPQD; translated from the exons ATGGCTCAAGTGTGGTTGCAGGTGCACCATGCGCTCCatgggctgcggcggcggcatgcGTCGTCTCCACAAGCAGCACTAGTCTCGGTCCTGCTCCTCTGCCCTGTAATTATCCTCCTGCTCGTGCGCCGCTTTGCGACGGCCACAAGCCATAATTCTAGAGAGCAGCTGCTGAGCAAGCTGCCTTCGCCTCCCAGAAAGCTCCCCGTCATCGGCCACCTGCACCTCGTCGGCTCCCTCCCGCACGTCTCCCTCGGCGACCTCGCCGCGAAGCACGGCCGCGACGGCCTCCTGCTCCTCCGCCTCGGCGCCGTCCCGACCCTCATCGTCTCCTCGCCGCGGGCCGCGCAGGCCGTCCTGCGCACGCACGACCACGTGTTCGCGTCCCGGGCCTACTCCCCCGTCACCAACATCCTCTTCTACGGCTCCACGGACGTCGCCTTCTGCCCCTACGGCGAGCACTGGCGGCAGGTCAAGAAGATCGCCACCACGCACCTCCTCACCAACAGGAAGGTCCGATCCTACCGCCACGCACGCGAGCAAGAG GTGAGGTTGGTTGTGGGCAAGATCCGCGAGGCGGCAGCCGCAGGCACGGCCATGGACCTGAGCAACCTGCTCAACGCTTTCGCCAATGACGTCGTGTGCCACGCCGTGTCGGGCAAGTTCTTCAGAGAGGAAGGCCGGAACAAGCTGTTCCGGGAGCTGGTGGAGGCGAACTCGTCGCTCATCGGGGGGTTCAACCTGGAGGACTACTTCCCGGTGTTGGTGAGGCTGGACATGGTGAAGAGGATGGTGTGCGCCAAGGCCCAGAAGGTGAACAAGATGTGGGACGACCTGCTCGAGAAGCTCATCGACGGCCATGCAAGCAAGCCGGCGTCGGaacgcgacggcgacgacgagcgcgACTTCATCGACGTGTTGCTCTCTGTTCAACAAGAGTACAAGCTCACCAAAGACCACATCAAGGCGCTACTGGTGGATATGTTCGACGCCGGCACGGACACAACCTTCGTCGTAATGGAATACGCCATGGTGGAGCTCATGCAGAACCCTCACCTCATGAAGAAGCTACAAGCCGAGGTGAGGACGACGATGACccaggggaaggggaaggggaacgGGATGGTTACCGAAGACGATATCAGTGATATGGCTTACCTGAAGGCCGTCGTCAAAGAGACTCTCCGATTCCACCCGCCGGCACCGCTCCTAGCGCCCCACCTCTCCATGGCCGACTGCGATATAGAGGGCTACACAATTCCATCTGGGACGCGCGTCATCGTCAACAGCTGGGCTCTGGCCAGGGATCCAAGCTACTGGAAGAGCGCGGAGTTCATGCCGGAGCGCTTCATGGAAGGGGGTAGCGCCGCAGCTATGGATTACAAGGGAAACGATATCATGTACCTGCCATTTGGGACTGGACGGAGGATGTGCCCGGGTATAAACTTTGCCATCTCCACTGTTGAGGTGATGCTAGCGAACCTCGTGTACCACTTCAACTGGGAGCTACCACCGGGACTGATGGACAGAGGCATCGATATGACAGAATCGTTCGGGATCATAGTGCATCGTACGGAGAAGCTCCTCCTTCTCCCGATACCGCCACAAGATTAA